In Tursiops truncatus isolate mTurTru1 chromosome 10, mTurTru1.mat.Y, whole genome shotgun sequence, the sequence GGCGGGCCTTGCTCACACCAGCCGCTGGGCGGGCTCAGGCCGAGTTTCACTTCCCGCCACTGCTGCCAGCAGCAAGAACCAGCTGGAGAGCGTGCAGCACCCTGAGTCATTGCTGCCTGCCTGCTACTCGGTAAGTGAGGACCCccgaggggagggggcagggtgggagggcaTGGGTACCTGCCCCACCAACCCTCACCAGACTAAGCGGGCACTAGGGGGAGGAGCCAAGCCTTCCCCTGAACAGAAAACAGTGTGCTGGTCCCACTAAGAAAGccaccccaccctccctggcTTCCTGCCCTGGAAATGGGTCCTGGAGCTCAGCAACagtgcctgcccatgcagggaagGCCAGAGGGGtgctcctgcccaccccaccccacttgCCTTACCTCTTATCACTGGGCACTCacacacccaccacccaccccatgCTCCTCCCCAGGCTCAGCGGCAGATACCCACCATGGGCTCGCAGGCCTTGCCCCCGGGTCCTGTGCAGACCCTCATCTTCTTGGACCTGGAAGCCACTGGCCTGCCCTTCTcccagcccaaggtcacagagctatgCCTGCTGGCCATCCACAGATGGGCCCTGGAGAGACTTCCTACCCCTCAGGGGCCTCCTTCAACAGTGCCCCCACCACCCCGGGTGCTGGACAAGCTCTCCCTGTGCGTGGCTCCGGGGAAGGCCTGTAGCCCTGCAGCCAGTGAGATCACAGGTCTGAGCACACCTATGCTGGCTGCACACGGGCGTCAATGCTTCGATGCCAACCTGGCCAACATGCTCCGAGCCTTCCTGCAGCGCCAACCACAGCCCTGGTGCCTTGTGGCACACAACGGTGACCGCTACGACTTCCCCCTGCTCCAGGCAGAGCTGGCTGTGCTGGGCCTTGCCAGTGCTCTGGAGGGCGCCTTCTGTGTGGATAGCATTGCTGCCCTGAAGGCCCTGGAGCAAGCTGACAGCCCCTCAGAGCACGGCCCAAGGAAGAGCTACAGCCTGGGCAGCATCTACACGCGCCTGTACGGGCAGGCCCCACCAGACTCACACACAGCCGAGGGTGACGTCCTCGCCCTGCTCAGCATCTGTCAGTGGAGGCCACGAGCCCTGCTGCGGTGGGTAGATGCTCACGCCAGGCCCTTCAGCACCGTCAAGCCGATGTACGTGGTCACAGCCTCGACTGGAACCAGCCCAAGGCCATCTGCTGCTACGGCCACGGTACCCCTGGCCAGAGCCAGGGGCACCAGCCCCAACCGTGGTGGAAACAGGAACCCTAAGCCCCTTTCCCCAGTGAAGAGCCCTGGAGCCCCACCCAGGGAGGGACTGCTGGCCCCACTGGGCCTGCTGGCCTTCCTGACCTTGGCAGTAGCCACGCTGTATAGGCTGTCCTTGGCCATACCCGGGCAGTAGGccaagaaggaaattctgactaATAAAGACCCTCCACAGCACCGAGTGATCACTCACTTCTACCCACCGTGGCAGCCTGAGAGCCTCCCGCACTTCTGCCCACACTGAGACACCTGGGGCCGGGGGCACAGGAAGTGGCAGTCTTTGTCCATCACCCTCCCTAGCAGGATGGTCAGACGTCTGAGCCCAATAAAAGTAGGGAAAACAAGGAACTTCAAATACTGGATGGAAATGATACCTAGCCTAAAACCCAATCCCAGCAGCCAAGAAAGGAGACAGCAGCTCCAAATAGTTGGATTTATTATAAACAAGGGTGCAGACCCTAGACTCCAAAACACATCAACAGGTACAAAGCTACTATGTGGTGAGACGTTAACGGAGGGATAGGGAACAGCGAGGTATGTGTCTGG encodes:
- the TREX1 gene encoding three-prime repair exonuclease 1, translated to MGSQALPPGPVQTLIFLDLEATGLPFSQPKVTELCLLAIHRWALERLPTPQGPPSTVPPPPRVLDKLSLCVAPGKACSPAASEITGLSTPMLAAHGRQCFDANLANMLRAFLQRQPQPWCLVAHNGDRYDFPLLQAELAVLGLASALEGAFCVDSIAALKALEQADSPSEHGPRKSYSLGSIYTRLYGQAPPDSHTAEGDVLALLSICQWRPRALLRWVDAHARPFSTVKPMYVVTASTGTSPRPSAATATVPLARARGTSPNRGGNRNPKPLSPVKSPGAPPREGLLAPLGLLAFLTLAVATLYRLSLAIPGQ